The Primulina tabacum isolate GXHZ01 chromosome 7, ASM2559414v2, whole genome shotgun sequence genome includes a window with the following:
- the LOC142551260 gene encoding AT-hook motif nuclear-localized protein 20-like, producing the protein MANPWWTGGQMGLQGVEPSALMTNKMNLSINEKSGGGSSSRGGDEDDDKDNSDEPREGAVEVGNRRPRGRPPGSKNKPKPPIFVTRDSPNALRSHIMEVSGGTDVAESIAQFARRRQRGVCVLSGSGCVANVTIRQPSATSAAVALQGRFEILSLTGAFLPGPAPPGATGLTVYLSGGQGQVVGGSVVGPLVAAGPVMVVAATFTNATYERLPLEEDDEAGGSAQAPPINSGGGGVSPPGIGAQQQHAMADHSSMPIYNLTPNLLPNNGQLNHDSYAWNHPRPPY; encoded by the coding sequence ATGGCGAATCCATGGTGGACCGGCGGTCAGATGGGTTTGCAAGGAGTTGAACCATCAGCTCTGATGACTAATAAAATGAACCTTTCGATTAACGAGAAGAGCGGTGGCGGAAGCAGCAGCCGCGGTGGAGATGAAGATGATGACAAGGACAACAGTGACGAGCCGAGAGAAGGAGCCGTCGAGGTGGGCAACCGCCGCCCCCGCGGCAGACCACCGGGATCCAAGAACAAACCCAAGCCTCCGATTTTTGTGACACGCGACAGCCCCAACGCGCTTCGCAGCCACATCATGGAAGTTTCCGGTGGCACCGACGTGGCGGAGAGCATAGCGCAGTTCGCTCGCCGCCGGCAGCGAGGTGTTTGCGTGCTCAGCGGCAGCGGCTGTGTCGCCAACGTGACTATACGCCAGCCCTCTGCAACCTCAGCAGCTGTCGCGCTCCAAGGAAGATTCGAAATCCTTTCTTTGACAGGGGCTTTTCTTCCTGGTCCAGCTCCACCCGGAGCCACCGGGTTGACGGTTTACCTGTCCGGCGGGCAGGGTCAGGTGGTGGGCGGCAGCGTTGTTGGTCCTCTAGTGGCGGCAGGTCCTGTTATGGTGGTTGCAGCTACGTTTACAAACGCTACTTATGAAAGATTACCActcgaagaagatgatgaagctGGTGGCTCAGCTCAGGCACCGCCAATCAACAGCGGAGGCGGTGGTGTTTCTCCTCCAGGAATCGGGGCGCAGCAGCAGCATGCGATGGCTGATCATTCATCTATGCCAATCTACAATTTGACCCCAAATTTACTGCCAAATAATGGACAACTGAATCATGATTCATATGCCTGGAATCATCCTAGGCCACCATATTAA